The sequence below is a genomic window from Armatimonadota bacterium.
GACGTAGTAGCCTTCGTCGGTCGAGTGCCCAAACTGCGGCAGGTATTTGAAGCTTCGGTCGCCGAGCGGAATCCACAGCAGCGGCAATGTGATCACGTTTCGGCCCAGAATGTTGATCCTTACGTGGTGAAGGATCGCCTCTTTGTTAGGGTCGATCGTGCTGCTATCGGCATCAAAATGAAAGTGGGGCTTGTCGAGATCACAGGTCGTAAAGACCGAATCGACGCCGTAAATTTTCTTCTCGCTGCCGTACGCCTGCTTGCCGGACAGAAAGATGTCGTCGAGGACCTGGTTCTTCAGCGCATTCGGCTTGATCTGAGCTTTACCGTACGTGGCGGAGAACGTTTTGTTCTTAAAGTTGACTGTGATCGATTCGCCGACGATGGTCTCGTCCTGGCCGATGATACGGACGTCGCCCGAGCACGTGAATATTTCGGTGACCTTGTTGCCAACGATCCGATTGGCCAGGCACCGAAAGCCACGGTCCACAATCTCGGCTCCGTTGGTCAGTTCGATCTCGTCACCGTTCGAGTTAATGTCTCCGTAGTCAACGATCTTGAGCACGCCATTTTCGTCGTCGGATGCCGGAAGCTTGGAGACCTGGGGTCCAGGCTTCACCTCGCCGAAAGGTAGGGATTGCTTAAACTTGATGACGCCTTTTTCTTGCAGAGCTTTGGTCAGGCTCCCGAAAGCAGAGACTTGGGCTTGGCCGGCTTGGCCAAGGACGAGAACGAGCCCAAGCGCAACATATTTCACTCCAAACTCCTGAGGCCGATGAGGCCCGCGATGAGAAACAGCACGTTGGGGAGCCAGGCCGCCACCGCCGGATTGACCGACGGATTCTTGCCGATGATCTGCGTCGAAATGACCCAGGCGTTAAAGTACAAGAGCACGATCACCATGCTCACCAGCACGCCGATGAATCCGCCTTGCTTGGCAAATCGGATCGAAAAAATCGGTGAGACCAGCGCGAAGATGAAGCACATCGCCGGAGTGCTGAACTTGATGTGGTACTCGATCTCCAGGTTCCGCGTGTACTGCTGGAGCTTCTTGAGGTCCTGGATCTTCTGGCGCAGTTCGGAGATCCCCATCTCCTTGGGTCCGGGTGCCATGATCAGGTCGCGCACCGCCACCTTTTGGTTGATGCGGAAGACCTTGGAGACCAGCATGTCGAGGGCGTTGGTCTTGGAGTGGAACCGGTAGGTGCGGGCGTCGTTGAAGGTCCATAGGCCCTGCCGATAAGAACCCTCGGGCGCGATGATCGCGGTCATCTCGCCCGGCTCGGGCCGCTCGATCAGCATGATGTCCTTCAGCTTCAGGCCGTCGTTGTCGCCCTTTTCTTTGGTCACCGAGCCGATGTTGGCCGTGTACGTTTGGAGCTTCAGCTGAACGTTCGTAATGAAGTCGCCGACGCTGGCGAGAATATTGACGTTGGTTTGAAGCTCGTAGCTCGCCCGCGAAGCGCGCGGCGTGACCTTGTCCACCACCAAGTAGTCCCCGACCCCGACCAGCAGGCCAAACAGCGCCACGGGCACGAGGACGCGCATAACTCGCACACCCGCACTTCGAATCGCGGTCAGTTCGGACTCGCGAGCGATGCGCGAAAGGGCCAACGAGGCCGCCAAAGAGACCGCGATCGGCAGCGTCTGGCTGAGGAAGCCCGGAGTTTCGAGAAAGATGATCTTGATGATCGCCATCGGCGGCACATGGCGAGTGAGGTCGTTTTTGCCCAGCGCCATGTAGTAGTTGGCCTGGAACATGACCACGACGATGAGGACGCCCATCAAAAATGGGGGAAGCATTTCGCGAAACACGTACCGGTCGAGTCGCTTCACTTCTTGTGAAATCCTAGGTCAAACGCCGAGATCACCGCGCCGATGCCAAGCCCTAAAAGGACAAGCACGCTGGGAACGGCGATGGCCGGAGTAACCCCGCGAAGCAGGGGAATCGCGAACAGCACGACCAAGATCGTGACCCAAACCGCGAAGATTTTTTGGGATTTCTTATTGGTGGCAACATTGAACTTCTGCGCGCGGTCGAGGTGGAGCGAACCCAGGCAATGCGGGCAGATCAGAGCGCCGGCCGGAGCCATTTTTCGGCATCCTGCACACTGCACCTCCGTCGGTGCAGTCGGGTCGGCGGTGTTTTTCCAATAGACGTATTGCTTATGCTCCTCCCGAAAAAGGTGTGGGGCCATGTGGGGGATGCACCCATCCGCAATGGCGATCGCGACGTGCTTCTCACCCTTCTTATGAAGAATCTGCGCGAGTCGGAAGGCGGCCATGGCGTTCTGCGGATTCATACGGATTTGTTGGTAGCAAATCTTGATCTGTTCCGACTCCATTTGGCGGTCGTCCCATTTCTCGGTTATTGCGGTTAATACTGGTAACCCTATCAGGAGGCTAATGATTCCTGCAATTGCCGCGTAGTGCAGGTACGGGTCATCGATGAGACAGATGATCCCGAAGAGATAGACCGACGTTCCCGTCATCAAGAGTGCGGTCGCGCAGCCGATTTCGCCCATGATCGACCGATTCATCAGATAGATGAAAAAGGGCGGCAGGACCAGGAACATGAGGCATGGGAAAAACGATCCCATGGGCGCATGTAAGTCGGCTAGAGGAAGCATATTAACTAGCTAAGGACGGCCATCTTCGTCGTTTCGACGTTCCTCGCCCTTCTTTTCATTATCCTCATTCTTGCGGAAATTGAACTTGTTTTCCGTTCCGTTGAGGAGCCGCTTGATGTTGGAACGATGCCGGTAGACCACGAACACCGCCAAAATCACCAAGAACGGCCGCATCTGCGGCGAATCGTGCACCACGAGAGCGGAAATTGGGATCACCGAAAGAGCGGCGACGATGCTCCCCAGCGAGACGTATCGGGTCGGCACGGTGACGATGATCATGACCACCATCGCCAGCAAACCGGTCTGAGGGATCGAGGCCAGCACCGCACCAAGACCGGTCGCCACGCCCTTGCCTCCTTTGAAGCCGATCCAAGGGCTGAACATGTGGCCCAGCATCGCGACCGCGCCGAAGATGAACGACCACACTTGGATATTCAGACCAAGCGGCTCACCCTGAATCAGGAAGTGGGCGAGGATGCCGGGCACAAACCCTTTGGCCACATCGAGCAGGAAAACGAGGCCGCCAAGCGTGGGTCCTACCGCACGGACAACATTCGTTGCGCCGATGTTTCCGCTCCCAACCTTGAATATATCAACACCCTTGGCCTTACAAATGATGACGCCGAACGGGATCGACCCAAGCAGGAAAGCCAAAACGGCGAGCGCGATTAACACTGAAGCTATTTATAGCTTATTTTTTGTACGGTCGGCAGAGCGGGTCGCCCACGACAATGTCTTTCCACTTCACGATTGGGCTTGCGGCATAGAAGCTTTCGGCCAAATTGAAACCGCTCTCATACCGGTCGAAAAGGATTTCCGTGCGGCAGAGGGCGAAGGTGAACGGCTCGCTGACGTAG
It includes:
- a CDS encoding LptF/LptG family permease, which encodes MKRLDRYVFREMLPPFLMGVLIVVVMFQANYYMALGKNDLTRHVPPMAIIKIIFLETPGFLSQTLPIAVSLAASLALSRIARESELTAIRSAGVRVMRVLVPVALFGLLVGVGDYLVVDKVTPRASRASYELQTNVNILASVGDFITNVQLKLQTYTANIGSVTKEKGDNDGLKLKDIMLIERPEPGEMTAIIAPEGSYRQGLWTFNDARTYRFHSKTNALDMLVSKVFRINQKVAVRDLIMAPGPKEMGISELRQKIQDLKKLQQYTRNLEIEYHIKFSTPAMCFIFALVSPIFSIRFAKQGGFIGVLVSMVIVLLYFNAWVISTQIIGKNPSVNPAVAAWLPNVLFLIAGLIGLRSLE
- the plsY gene encoding glycerol-3-phosphate 1-O-acyltransferase PlsY — protein: MLIALAVLAFLLGSIPFGVIICKAKGVDIFKVGSGNIGATNVVRAVGPTLGGLVFLLDVAKGFVPGILAHFLIQGEPLGLNIQVWSFIFGAVAMLGHMFSPWIGFKGGKGVATGLGAVLASIPQTGLLAMVVMIIVTVPTRYVSLGSIVAALSVIPISALVVHDSPQMRPFLVILAVFVVYRHRSNIKRLLNGTENKFNFRKNEDNEKKGEERRNDEDGRP